Proteins found in one Methanospirillum hungatei JF-1 genomic segment:
- a CDS encoding DUF2080 family transposase-associated protein, whose product MAIKKYEISGYNYIEKSVKKGANSGRIYVPTKWIGKKTAVILLEPENISIDSE is encoded by the coding sequence ATGGCTATCAAAAAGTATGAGATTTCTGGATATAATTATATAGAGAAATCTGTCAAGAAAGGAGCTAATTCAGGACGTATTTATGTGCCGACAAAGTGGATTGGCAAAAAAACCGCTGTAATATTACTCGAGCCAGAAAATATTTCTATTGATAGCGAATAA